The following proteins are co-located in the Acinetobacter sp. NCu2D-2 genome:
- the tilS gene encoding tRNA lysidine(34) synthetase TilS, whose protein sequence is MRSTLPTFNEVWQRQLRTRVLKQLQDFPAETKFLIGCSGGIDSMLLLHLMFFLCPEKITAIYVDHQLQAVSASWGEFVAAECKKLNIPCIVQTVTVASGNLEQQARHSRYAAYAQHLKDHEILVLAHHQQDQAETLMLRLLSGAGVDGLAAMKAIDIREDFTIWRPLLDVSREQICQWADDLNISHIEDPTNLDTHYDRAWARQQLWPLLTERFPKMQMALSRTAELMRDAQHILADVLSEDLKQCGDDKQLNLDKLSELSLARQRQLLSAWMKGQDQYRPSLDMVERLQREVIQAKPDAKTELHYKDFYYVRYQRQLFRLHRSEYVFDPNQYVGTTPIEIHPDLPLTLPSGEFCIAQAEYGLSPDLFHQTLHIQFRAGGEKVHLHGRVGTWPLKKAIQEAQIFPWQRHTIQILSKDNVILGVFTPNGFWLAQSAYCVADGWLPLRSS, encoded by the coding sequence ATGCGAAGCACGTTACCAACGTTTAATGAAGTTTGGCAGCGACAACTCAGGACTCGTGTCTTAAAACAACTGCAAGACTTTCCTGCAGAAACAAAATTTCTCATTGGATGTAGTGGCGGCATAGATTCTATGCTGCTGTTGCATCTGATGTTTTTTTTGTGCCCTGAAAAAATAACCGCCATTTATGTCGATCATCAGCTTCAAGCGGTCAGCGCTAGCTGGGGTGAATTTGTTGCAGCAGAATGTAAGAAGCTGAATATTCCCTGTATCGTTCAAACAGTGACAGTTGCAAGCGGAAATCTTGAACAACAAGCACGACATTCGCGTTATGCAGCATATGCTCAGCATCTTAAAGACCATGAAATTTTAGTCCTCGCCCATCACCAGCAAGATCAGGCGGAAACATTAATGCTGCGTTTGTTATCTGGTGCAGGTGTTGATGGTTTGGCAGCAATGAAAGCCATCGATATTCGTGAAGATTTCACGATATGGCGTCCACTCTTAGATGTATCTCGTGAGCAGATTTGCCAATGGGCAGATGATTTAAATATTTCTCATATTGAAGATCCCACCAATCTCGATACTCATTACGATCGTGCATGGGCGAGACAACAGTTATGGCCATTACTCACTGAACGCTTTCCTAAAATGCAAATGGCACTCAGTCGTACGGCGGAGCTGATGCGGGATGCTCAACATATTTTAGCGGATGTATTGTCTGAGGATTTAAAGCAGTGCGGTGATGATAAGCAGCTTAATCTAGATAAATTGAGTGAGCTGTCACTGGCTCGGCAGCGTCAACTTTTATCTGCATGGATGAAAGGGCAGGATCAATATCGTCCAAGTTTAGATATGGTGGAACGGCTACAACGCGAAGTGATTCAAGCCAAACCCGATGCCAAAACAGAGCTGCATTATAAAGATTTTTACTACGTCCGTTATCAGCGACAACTTTTTCGCTTGCATCGCTCGGAATATGTATTTGATCCAAACCAGTATGTGGGGACAACTCCCATAGAAATTCATCCCGATCTTCCTTTAACTCTGCCTTCGGGTGAGTTTTGTATTGCTCAGGCTGAGTACGGATTATCCCCAGATTTATTCCATCAAACATTGCATATTCAGTTTCGTGCTGGTGGTGAAAAAGTTCATTTACACGGTCGAGTCGGGACATGGCCACTAAAAAAAGCCATTCAGGAAGCGCAAATTTTTCCTTGGCAACGCCATACTATTCAAATATTAAGTAAAGATAATGTTATCCTAGGGGTGTTTACTCCTAACGGATTTTGGTTAGCACAATCTGCCTATTGTGTGGCGGATGGTTGGCTACCGCTTCGGTCCTCTTAA
- the pheT gene encoding phenylalanine--tRNA ligase subunit beta gives MKISENWLRTWVNPAIDSNTLSDQLTMLGLEVDELAPAAKPFTGVVVGEVLTVEQHPDADRLRVTTVNIGSGEPLQIVCGAPNVRAGMKAPVATIGAVLPGDFKIKKGKLRGVESHGMLCGASEIDLEDKIDGLLELPADAPVGVNIREYLDLDDHVIDISITPNRGDCFSIRGIAREIGVINQLPVTAPEIKEVAATIPDEKKVVVETDGCPRYLGRVIKNVNTKAPTPEWMERALARAGIRQHSILVDITNYVLMELGQPLHAFDGGKVEGSIHVRQATASEKLTLLNEQEVELSEKVMVIADDNKALAIAGIMGGLSSAVSDTTTEIFLESAFFDQLYIAGRARSFGLHTDASQRYERGVDFELPLVAMHRASQLIAELAGGEFGPITVAEKPELLPKREAIELNQAQVDQLLGYKVESDFITDALTRLGCAVTVKAEGEWTVVPPSHRFDMTIYQDLIEEVARIHGYDNIQISLPVIDVKLAKYQDQFELAQLRQTAVTLGYQEAISFSFADLKLEKQLNPAVNPLALANPISSDLAVMRSTLLSSLIPCVQYNVNRQQSRVRFYELGLRFDYQNAASIHDLKQIPTFAMVATGSRTTESWHGKAQPMDFFDFKGDIEEILDAARLNVQYVRSERSWLHPGQSAEILVDGKSIGYLGRLHPSLEDELDLATTWVAELDQKAVLQTYVSNFTELSRFPSVRRDIALLISDKINVSEIQQLIEKTGGELLDSTWLFDVYTGQGVEEGKRSLAFAILWQHPTRTLEDAEIKSGMDNILQVLENTYQATLRAS, from the coding sequence ATGAAAATTAGCGAAAATTGGCTACGCACATGGGTCAACCCAGCCATCGATAGCAATACTTTATCTGATCAATTGACCATGTTAGGTCTAGAAGTGGATGAACTTGCACCTGCTGCTAAACCATTTACAGGTGTTGTGGTTGGTGAAGTGTTGACTGTAGAACAACATCCAGATGCGGATCGTCTACGTGTAACCACAGTGAACATCGGTTCAGGTGAACCTTTACAAATCGTATGCGGCGCACCAAACGTACGTGCTGGCATGAAAGCACCTGTTGCGACGATTGGTGCAGTGTTACCGGGCGATTTCAAAATCAAAAAAGGCAAACTACGTGGTGTTGAATCACACGGTATGCTTTGCGGTGCTTCTGAAATTGATTTAGAAGACAAAATTGATGGTCTATTAGAGCTTCCTGCTGATGCTCCTGTTGGTGTGAACATCCGTGAATATCTAGACTTAGATGATCATGTGATTGATATCAGTATCACACCGAACCGTGGTGACTGCTTCAGTATCCGTGGTATTGCACGTGAAATTGGTGTGATTAACCAACTTCCTGTGACTGCGCCTGAAATTAAAGAAGTAGCTGCAACAATCCCTGATGAAAAGAAAGTGGTTGTTGAAACTGACGGTTGTCCACGTTACTTGGGTCGTGTGATCAAAAACGTCAACACCAAAGCGCCAACGCCTGAATGGATGGAACGAGCACTTGCACGTGCGGGTATTCGTCAGCACAGCATTTTGGTCGATATTACCAACTATGTATTGATGGAATTGGGTCAACCGCTTCACGCTTTTGATGGCGGTAAAGTGGAAGGTTCTATCCATGTTCGCCAAGCAACTGCTTCAGAAAAACTGACACTTCTGAATGAACAAGAAGTGGAGCTCTCTGAAAAAGTGATGGTGATTGCGGATGATAATAAAGCATTAGCCATTGCAGGGATCATGGGCGGTTTATCATCTGCTGTTTCAGATACCACGACTGAGATCTTCCTGGAATCTGCATTCTTTGATCAATTGTATATTGCTGGTCGTGCACGTAGCTTTGGTTTACATACCGATGCATCACAACGTTATGAACGTGGTGTTGACTTTGAATTACCATTGGTGGCAATGCATCGTGCATCACAATTGATTGCTGAACTTGCAGGCGGTGAATTTGGTCCAATCACTGTTGCTGAAAAACCTGAGCTTCTACCGAAACGTGAAGCGATTGAGTTAAATCAAGCACAAGTGGATCAACTTTTGGGTTATAAAGTTGAATCTGACTTCATTACCGATGCTTTAACACGCCTAGGTTGTGCGGTGACTGTAAAAGCGGAAGGTGAGTGGACAGTTGTTCCTCCATCACATCGTTTTGATATGACGATTTACCAAGACTTGATTGAAGAAGTTGCGCGTATTCATGGTTATGACAACATTCAAATCAGCTTACCTGTGATTGATGTCAAACTTGCTAAATATCAAGATCAATTTGAATTGGCTCAATTACGTCAAACTGCTGTGACTTTAGGTTACCAAGAGGCAATTAGCTTTAGTTTCGCCGACTTAAAACTTGAAAAACAATTAAACCCCGCGGTAAATCCATTGGCATTGGCAAACCCAATCTCAAGTGATTTAGCAGTAATGCGTTCAACATTGCTTTCAAGCTTGATTCCATGTGTACAGTACAATGTGAATCGTCAGCAAAGCCGTGTACGTTTCTATGAACTTGGTTTGCGTTTTGATTATCAAAATGCTGCTTCAATTCATGACCTTAAACAAATTCCAACTTTTGCGATGGTGGCAACAGGTTCACGTACGACTGAATCTTGGCACGGCAAAGCTCAGCCAATGGACTTCTTTGACTTTAAAGGCGATATTGAAGAGATTTTAGATGCTGCACGTTTAAACGTTCAATATGTCCGTTCAGAGCGTAGCTGGTTACATCCTGGTCAATCTGCTGAAATTTTAGTTGATGGAAAATCAATCGGTTACTTAGGTCGCTTGCACCCATCACTTGAAGATGAGCTTGATTTGGCAACCACTTGGGTCGCTGAACTTGATCAAAAGGCTGTTTTGCAAACTTATGTATCTAATTTTACAGAATTATCACGTTTTCCGTCGGTTCGACGTGATATTGCGCTTTTAATTAGTGATAAGATTAATGTTAGCGAAATTCAGCAACTTATCGAAAAAACAGGTGGTGAGCTTCTAGACTCTACTTGGTTGTTCGATGTGTATACTGGACAAGGGGTTGAGGAAGGCAAACGCTCACTTGCATTTGCAATTCTTTGGCAGCATCCGACCCGTACTTTGGAAGATGCTGAAATTAAATCAGGTATGGATAATATCCTACAAGTGTTGGAAAACACTTACCAAGCGACATTGAGGGCTTCATGA
- a CDS encoding acetyl-CoA carboxylase carboxyltransferase subunit alpha — MKNKATPSKAWATVQIARHPERPQFLDYVGEIFTEFDALHGDRLFGDDGAMIGGLARLDGQPVMVVGQHRGRSTREKLQHNFGMSNPEGYRKAQRLLDMAERFNLPVFTFIDTMGAYPGVGAEERGQAEAIATSLAQLSNLKVPVIATVLGEGGSGGALGIGVADRVVMLSHSIYSVISPEGCASILWKTAEKAEQASEALALTAEKLQQMGIVEYVVDEGEGAHINTQQVMDSLKSVLKEALNELQPMEAQERCEARYQRLMKFGSDNSGLVS; from the coding sequence ATGAAAAATAAAGCAACTCCATCAAAAGCGTGGGCGACGGTGCAAATTGCACGTCATCCTGAACGTCCACAATTTTTGGATTATGTAGGTGAAATATTCACTGAATTTGATGCTTTACATGGTGACCGTCTATTTGGTGATGATGGGGCAATGATCGGTGGTTTGGCTCGCCTTGATGGTCAACCTGTCATGGTTGTGGGTCAGCACCGTGGTCGTAGTACACGCGAAAAATTACAACACAACTTCGGGATGTCTAACCCTGAAGGTTACCGTAAAGCACAGCGCTTACTCGATATGGCTGAGCGTTTCAATCTACCCGTATTTACCTTTATTGATACTATGGGTGCATACCCTGGCGTTGGTGCTGAAGAACGTGGTCAGGCAGAAGCTATTGCCACAAGTTTGGCACAGCTTTCTAATTTGAAAGTGCCTGTCATTGCAACCGTTTTAGGTGAAGGTGGTTCAGGTGGTGCACTTGGTATTGGTGTTGCTGACCGTGTAGTAATGTTGTCACACAGTATTTATTCAGTGATTTCTCCTGAAGGTTGTGCTTCTATTTTGTGGAAAACTGCTGAAAAAGCGGAACAAGCCAGTGAAGCATTGGCATTAACTGCTGAAAAACTTCAGCAAATGGGTATCGTGGAATATGTTGTAGATGAAGGTGAGGGTGCTCACATCAATACGCAACAGGTCATGGACAGTTTAAAATCAGTGCTTAAAGAAGCATTGAATGAATTGCAACCAATGGAAGCTCAAGAACGATGCGAAGCACGTTACCAACGTTTAATGAAGTTTGGCAGCGACAACTCAGGACTCGTGTCTTAA
- the ppx gene encoding exopolyphosphatase gives MSDFLIDEELLAAIDMGSNSFHLAIARVDHGEVKKVASMSEKVQLAAGLDENKNLTEAAQQRGLACLARFVGRLGSVQPKRLRIVATNALRQAKNGHEFIQKAAEILPKPIEIIAGREEARLIYLGVSHTMANSGRRLVVDIGGGSTELIIGEEFEPIHTESVQMGCVTFTKAYFQDGEITQKAFDKAMTAARKEISGIVNTYKSAGWEAVVGSSGTIKACRQICVNMGWSNDKQELTREGLDKLKDKLLKYKHVSDMEFEGLKEDRRAVLPAGIAILYAVFEVLNIKSLVYSDGALREGVMYDLLGRFQHEDIRDRSVHALMGRYNADSKQAERVVNTAQHLFENVAADLHLNSDDGDLLRRAAYLHEIGLAISHSGYHRHGAYLLQHSDIAGFSQVDQNYLSHLVAHHRRKLRADAKHDVMKVGGTKLLQLCLLLRLAILVNHSRSDEMLPAIELKVKNAQQWKLSVAGDAKQWPLLVAELHDEQVQFKNWDIELSIQSEQFVD, from the coding sequence ATGTCTGACTTTTTAATTGATGAAGAACTACTTGCAGCCATTGATATGGGATCCAACAGCTTCCATTTGGCCATTGCCCGAGTAGATCATGGCGAAGTAAAAAAAGTCGCATCGATGTCCGAAAAAGTTCAGCTAGCTGCAGGTCTAGATGAAAATAAAAATTTAACTGAGGCCGCACAGCAGCGTGGTTTGGCCTGTTTGGCTCGTTTTGTCGGTCGTTTAGGTTCAGTTCAACCAAAACGTTTAAGAATTGTGGCCACCAATGCGCTACGCCAAGCTAAAAATGGTCACGAATTTATTCAAAAAGCCGCAGAAATTTTACCGAAACCGATTGAAATTATTGCGGGTCGTGAAGAAGCTCGTCTAATTTATTTGGGTGTTTCACATACCATGGCCAATTCTGGTCGTCGTTTGGTTGTTGATATCGGTGGTGGTTCAACTGAACTGATTATTGGTGAAGAATTTGAACCGATTCATACTGAATCTGTTCAGATGGGCTGTGTGACATTTACCAAAGCCTATTTCCAAGATGGTGAGATTACACAAAAAGCGTTTGATAAAGCGATGACTGCTGCCCGTAAAGAAATTTCAGGTATCGTGAATACTTATAAATCAGCGGGTTGGGAAGCGGTTGTTGGTTCAAGTGGAACTATCAAAGCCTGTCGTCAGATTTGTGTAAATATGGGTTGGAGCAATGATAAACAAGAGCTGACCCGTGAAGGTTTAGACAAACTCAAAGATAAACTGCTTAAGTATAAGCATGTTTCTGATATGGAATTTGAAGGCCTTAAAGAAGACCGCCGTGCCGTATTACCTGCAGGGATTGCGATTTTATATGCAGTTTTTGAAGTCTTAAATATCAAGTCACTGGTGTATTCAGATGGTGCGCTACGTGAAGGGGTCATGTATGACCTATTAGGTCGTTTTCAGCACGAAGACATCCGTGATCGTTCTGTCCATGCCTTAATGGGGCGTTATAATGCAGACAGCAAGCAAGCAGAACGTGTGGTAAACACAGCACAGCATTTATTTGAGAATGTTGCGGCTGATCTGCATTTAAACAGTGACGATGGTGACTTGTTACGTCGTGCAGCCTATTTGCATGAGATTGGTTTAGCTATTAGTCACAGTGGTTATCATCGTCATGGGGCGTATCTGCTACAACACTCAGATATCGCAGGTTTCTCACAGGTTGATCAAAACTATTTGTCACATTTGGTCGCACATCACCGTCGTAAATTGCGCGCTGATGCCAAGCATGATGTGATGAAAGTCGGTGGAACGAAACTTTTACAGTTATGTCTGTTACTTCGTCTGGCGATTTTGGTCAATCACAGTCGCAGCGATGAGATGCTTCCTGCCATTGAACTTAAGGTTAAGAATGCGCAACAATGGAAGCTCAGTGTCGCTGGTGATGCCAAACAATGGCCGTTACTGGTTGCTGAATTGCACGATGAACAAGTGCAATTTAAAAATTGGGACATTGAACTCTCGATTCAATCTGAACAATTTGTTGATTAA
- the proC gene encoding pyrroline-5-carboxylate reductase, with amino-acid sequence MSAALDCNISFIGGGNMAQALIGGLISRGLAPSRITVSDPVEKVRSLLAEKGVNVTDNNQAAIQDAQIVLFAVKPQVLANVLKPLNGLLDGKLVISIVAGAEIKTVGALLGTDRIVRVMPNTPALVQTGAHGLFAYENVSAQDRELASQVLASTGLTIWVKTEAQIDAVTAVSGSGPAYFFYMMESMIRAGKNLGLDEKVATELTLQTALGAAQMAITSANTPAELRKNVTSPNGTTQAALEVFDRAHISQNIQVALAAAQKRSQELAQELSEANKTSV; translated from the coding sequence ATGAGTGCAGCTTTAGATTGTAATATTAGTTTTATTGGTGGTGGTAACATGGCTCAAGCCCTTATTGGTGGCTTGATTTCACGTGGTTTAGCACCTTCTCGTATTACAGTTTCAGATCCGGTTGAAAAAGTACGTTCACTTCTTGCAGAAAAAGGTGTGAATGTGACTGACAATAATCAGGCTGCGATTCAAGATGCTCAAATTGTTTTGTTTGCAGTAAAACCGCAAGTTTTAGCCAATGTGTTAAAACCATTAAACGGTTTGTTGGACGGTAAATTGGTCATTTCGATTGTGGCGGGTGCTGAAATCAAAACTGTCGGCGCATTACTCGGTACAGATCGTATTGTACGTGTCATGCCAAATACACCAGCATTGGTTCAAACTGGCGCACATGGTCTTTTTGCCTATGAAAATGTTTCAGCACAAGACCGCGAACTCGCAAGCCAAGTTTTGGCATCGACAGGTTTAACTATTTGGGTCAAAACTGAAGCACAAATTGATGCTGTGACTGCGGTTTCAGGTTCAGGTCCTGCTTACTTTTTCTATATGATGGAAAGCATGATCCGTGCGGGTAAAAACTTGGGTTTAGATGAAAAAGTTGCCACAGAATTGACCTTGCAAACTGCACTTGGTGCTGCACAAATGGCAATTACCAGCGCCAATACACCGGCTGAGTTACGGAAGAACGTAACCTCGCCAAATGGTACAACGCAAGCGGCTTTAGAAGTGTTCGATCGCGCACACATTTCGCAAAATATTCAAGTTGCACTTGCTGCAGCTCAAAAACGCAGTCAAGAACTTGCGCAAGAGCTAAGTGAAGCAAATAAAACTTCAGTTTAA
- a CDS encoding YggT family protein yields the protein MGANSALIFGIIINVAILLVFFRFLMQLAAVSPYNPVVLSTVKATKIVDVFSRIIPTLAKGRVNTAALVLLVLLYLLKIYGTMHLSGGMPNSPVHLIILTFVTMIQDLIRFCRYLIFATIILSWVVMFTQSRSPYIEVIQELAEPLLAPFRRIMPNMGMIDLSPILAILALIIIEMIMNQVAFVLLTGL from the coding sequence ATGGGTGCAAATTCTGCGCTAATTTTCGGCATTATCATTAACGTTGCGATTTTGCTCGTATTCTTTAGATTCTTAATGCAGTTGGCTGCGGTAAGTCCTTACAATCCTGTTGTGCTTTCAACGGTCAAAGCCACTAAGATTGTTGATGTCTTTAGCCGTATTATTCCAACGCTTGCAAAAGGGCGTGTAAATACTGCTGCGCTTGTACTGCTAGTGTTGCTGTATCTTTTGAAAATTTACGGCACTATGCATTTGTCTGGTGGTATGCCAAATAGCCCAGTGCATTTAATTATCCTGACTTTTGTCACCATGATTCAGGATTTGATCCGTTTCTGCCGTTACTTAATTTTCGCAACGATTATTTTAAGTTGGGTGGTCATGTTTACCCAATCTCGTTCACCTTATATTGAAGTGATTCAAGAACTTGCAGAACCATTATTGGCACCATTCCGCCGTATTATGCCGAATATGGGAATGATTGACTTGTCTCCAATTTTGGCGATTTTGGCACTGATTATTATTGAAATGATTATGAATCAGGTGGCATTTGTATTGCTGACGGGTTTGTAA
- the rho gene encoding transcription termination factor Rho, which produces MNLTELKKKPIGELIKIAEFMGLEGMARNRKQDIIFAILKRHAMNGEEIFGDGVLEILSDGFGFLRSAAGSYLAGPDDIYVSPSQIRRFNLRTGDTITGTIRPPKEGERYFALLKVNQINYDTPENSRNKILFENLTPLFPTEQLVMELGNGTTEDLTARVVDLVAPIGKGQRSIIVAPPKAGKTMLLQNIAQSIVRNNPECFLIVLLIDERPEEVTEMERTVRGEVVASTFDESPARHVQVAEMVIEKAKRLVEHKKDVVILLDSITRLARAYNTVIPSSGKVLTGGVDAHALERPKRFFGAARNIEEGGSLTIISTALIETGSKMDEVIYEEFKGTGNQEITLDRRIAEKRVFPAMNIKKSGTRREERLMSEDNLRKVWILRKLLHTQDELAAMEFLLDRMKETKTNDDFFDQMKRKASN; this is translated from the coding sequence ATGAATTTAACTGAACTTAAGAAAAAACCAATTGGCGAACTCATCAAGATTGCCGAGTTTATGGGCCTTGAAGGTATGGCTCGTAACCGTAAGCAAGACATTATCTTTGCCATCTTAAAACGTCATGCGATGAATGGCGAAGAGATCTTTGGTGATGGCGTTCTAGAAATTTTGTCGGATGGTTTTGGTTTCTTGCGCTCTGCGGCAGGTTCTTATTTGGCTGGTCCTGACGATATCTATGTCAGCCCTTCACAAATTCGTCGTTTTAACCTCCGTACGGGTGACACCATTACAGGTACAATTCGCCCACCAAAAGAAGGTGAACGTTATTTTGCTCTGTTAAAAGTTAACCAAATTAACTACGACACACCAGAAAACTCACGTAATAAAATTCTATTCGAAAACTTAACGCCTTTGTTCCCAACTGAACAATTGGTGATGGAACTTGGTAACGGCACAACTGAAGATTTAACTGCACGTGTGGTCGATCTTGTTGCACCAATCGGTAAAGGTCAACGTTCAATCATCGTTGCACCGCCTAAAGCCGGTAAAACCATGTTGCTACAAAACATCGCGCAATCGATTGTACGTAACAACCCTGAATGTTTCCTTATTGTGCTTCTTATTGACGAACGTCCTGAAGAAGTAACAGAAATGGAACGTACAGTACGTGGTGAAGTTGTTGCTTCTACATTCGATGAATCTCCTGCTCGTCACGTACAAGTGGCAGAAATGGTGATTGAGAAAGCAAAACGTCTGGTTGAACACAAGAAAGATGTTGTGATTCTGCTTGACTCAATTACCCGTCTTGCACGTGCGTACAACACTGTGATTCCTTCATCAGGTAAAGTATTAACGGGTGGTGTGGATGCACACGCACTTGAACGTCCAAAACGTTTCTTTGGTGCTGCACGTAATATCGAAGAAGGTGGCTCATTGACTATCATCTCAACCGCCCTGATCGAAACAGGTAGTAAGATGGATGAAGTGATTTACGAAGAATTCAAAGGTACAGGTAACCAAGAAATCACGCTTGATCGCCGTATTGCTGAAAAACGCGTATTCCCTGCCATGAACATCAAAAAATCTGGCACACGCCGTGAAGAACGTTTAATGTCTGAAGATAACTTACGTAAAGTGTGGATTCTACGTAAGCTGCTTCATACGCAAGACGAACTTGCAGCGATGGAATTCCTGCTTGATCGTATGAAAGAAACCAAGACCAATGATGATTTCTTCGATCAAATGAAACGCAAAGCTTCTAATTAA
- a CDS encoding integration host factor subunit alpha translates to MTALTKAEMADHLSELTSLNRREAKQMVELFFDEISQALISGEQVKLSGFGNFELRDKRQRPGRNPKTGEEIPISARRVVTFRAGQKFRQRVGTEQVD, encoded by the coding sequence ATGACAGCACTAACTAAAGCAGAGATGGCTGATCATTTAAGTGAGCTCACGAGTTTAAATCGTCGTGAAGCTAAACAAATGGTCGAGTTGTTCTTCGATGAGATTAGCCAAGCGCTAATCTCAGGCGAACAGGTGAAACTATCAGGTTTCGGTAACTTCGAGCTACGTGATAAACGTCAGCGCCCAGGCCGTAACCCTAAAACGGGTGAAGAGATTCCGATTTCTGCACGCCGTGTTGTGACCTTCCGTGCGGGACAAAAATTCCGTCAACGCGTGGGAACAGAGCAGGTCGATTGA
- the trxA gene encoding thioredoxin has product MSANIVNTTDANFEADVLQSDVPVLVDFWAGWCAPCKAIAPVLEVLSEEYQGKVKIVKVDVTSCEQTAVNYNIRNIPALLMFKNGEVVATQVGAAPKSKLTAFIDENI; this is encoded by the coding sequence ATGTCTGCTAACATCGTAAATACAACTGACGCTAACTTCGAAGCGGACGTACTTCAATCTGACGTTCCTGTACTTGTTGACTTTTGGGCTGGCTGGTGCGCGCCTTGTAAAGCCATTGCACCTGTACTTGAAGTTCTTTCTGAAGAATACCAAGGCAAAGTAAAAATCGTAAAAGTAGATGTAACTTCTTGCGAACAAACTGCAGTGAACTACAACATTCGTAACATCCCTGCTTTATTAATGTTCAAAAATGGTGAAGTTGTAGCAACTCAAGTTGGTGCTGCACCGAAGTCTAAATTGACTGCATTTATTGACGAAAATATCTAA